From Cataglyphis hispanica isolate Lineage 1 chromosome 19, ULB_Chis1_1.0, whole genome shotgun sequence, one genomic window encodes:
- the LOC126856564 gene encoding thiamine transporter 1-like yields MHWVKISCILCMFGCFKDFRPSESFVTNYLTGPWKNFTDKQVNQEIYPVSTYSYLATLIIVFLITDLLRYKPIIILCGLSGIVTFLMIIFGKTVLIFQILEFFYGLYFSTEVAYYTYIYAKVDKTHYQEVTSHTKAATLFGRSMSGIIAQLTASFGLLDYHQLNYLTVSANVFATIWAFFLPSVNQSIYFHRTSISDGEQEDKGPFDYQLTTEPAKNRCFTISRTPLFRKIKNAYALLWKHFLQAYINYRVVKWSFWWALATCGYLQISSYVQLLWIDAVKSDDTIYNGAVDFFYAIIGAGTVFCVGKIKLNWNLIGDVMLSVFSFLEGVILVIASYNDNIWYLYGSYIIFGVIYQTMATIASFEIAKYISEDSYGLIFGVNTFFALLAQSLLTFIVVNKLMLTIQQQFFVYGGYFVVLAAIYILTGVVNIVQHYRSGERFRIWTSDNDKSLSVMRNASDVTSSKSEHDGS; encoded by the exons ATGCATTGGGTCAAGATCTCGTGTATTCTCTGCATGTTTGGGTGTTTCAAGGACTTCCGACCTTCTGAATCTTTTGTGACGAATTATCTGACTGGACcatggaaaaattttacagataaGCAA GtaaatcaagaaatttatCCTGTCTCTACGTACAGTTACTTAGCAACATTGATAATTGTGTTCCTAATCACAGATCTCCTCAGATACAAGCCTATCATCATACTTTGCGGTCTCTCCGGCATTGTCACATTCCTCATGATAATATTCGGAAAAACTGtgctaatatttcaaattctcgaatttttttatggtttatatttttcgacagAGGTAgcatattacacatatatatatgccaaaGTAGATAAGACACACTATCAGGAAGTAACAAGCCACACTAAAGCAGCCACACTATTTGGTCGTAGTATGTCAGGCATTATAGCGCAATTGACAGCTTCCTTTGGTCTACTGGATTATCACCAGCTCAATTATTTAACTGTTTCag CCAATGTTTTTGCGACGATCTGGGCATTCTTCTTGCCTTCCGTGAATCAGTCGATATATTTCCATCGCACCAGCATTTCTGACGGCGAGCAGGAGGATAAAGGGCCGTTCGATTATCAATTGACGACTGAGCCAGCCAAGAATCGCTGCTTCACGATATCAAGAACGCCATTGTTTCGCAAGATCAAAAATGCGTACGCGCTGCTGTGGAAACACTTTTTGCAGGCCTACATCAATTATCGCGTGGTCAAATGGTCGTTTTGGTGGGCTCTAGCCACCTGTGGTTATCTACAGATCAGCAGCTACGTGCAACTGTTGTGGATAGATGCCGTGAAGTCGGATGATACGATATACAATGGTGCGGTGGATTTTTTCTACGCGATTATTg gtGCAGGGACCGTATTTTGTGTAGGAAAGATAAAGTTAAACTGGAACCTAATAGGGGATGTAATGTTGTCCGTATTTTCGTTTCTGGAAGGTGTTATATTGGTGATAGCTTCTTACAACGACAACATCTGGTATCTATACGGTAGCTATATCATATTTGGCGTGATTTACCAGACTATGGCTACTATTGCAAG CTTCGAGATCGCCAAATATATATCCGAGGATAGTTACGGCCTGATATTCGGAGTGAACACGTTTTTCGCACTATTGGCACAAAGTCTGCTGACGTTCATAGTTGTCAATAAGCTCATGTTAACCATTCAGCAGCAG TTCTTCGTCTACGGTGGTTACTTCGTGGTCTTGGCTGCAATTTACATTCTGACGGGTGTCGTAAACATCGTGCAACATTATCGAAGCGGCGAGAGATTTCGTATATGGACTAGCGACAACGATAAATCTCTATCTGTCATGCGAAACGCGAGTGACGTGACATCGTCCAAGTCTGAACACGATGGTAGTTGA